Proteins encoded by one window of Aspergillus chevalieri M1 DNA, chromosome 6, nearly complete sequence:
- a CDS encoding zinc-binding alcohol dehydrogenase family protein (COG:S;~EggNog:ENOG410QDUW;~InterPro:IPR036291,IPR020843,IPR013154,IPR011032;~PFAM:PF08240;~SMCOG1028:crotonyl-CoA reductase / alcohol dehydrogenase;~antiSMASH:Cluster_6.5;~go_function: GO:0016491 - oxidoreductase activity [Evidence IEA];~go_process: GO:0055114 - oxidation-reduction process [Evidence IEA]): MKSVINLAGPVVKIIETAIPEPNDDQVVIKVVVSGSNPKDWKVPDIAAIDGHPFFERYSQVREGVNQGDDIAGIVEKVGKNVVEFKPGDRVAAFHEMLAPGGSYAEYALAWSHTTFHLPKETSFEEASTIPLAGLTAVVALYHHLALPFPWAPAKNAIPLIVYGASTAVGAFAIKLAQKSNIHPIIGVAGKGAHYAQQFLDSSKGDCIVDYRNGPEETIQKIRKVAGGAEIRHALDTIVLEQSTHVLRSVVAPGGNVNHVLASPPDLSPAVATNTWVSSAHQEGGADDCRDLCFLFCRWIGRGLQRGTFSGHPFEVRPGGLEGVQDALKDLKENKASAVKYVFRIADTPGLS; the protein is encoded by the exons ATGAAGAGCGTAATCAATTTGGCTGGACCAGTCGTCAAGATCATTGAAACCGCCATCCCCGAACCCAACGATGATCAAGTGGTGATCAAGGTTGTAGTGTCCGGTTCTAACCCCAAGGACTGGAAAGTGCCCGATATTGCTGCCATTGATGGACACCCATTTTTTGAGCGGTACTCGCAGGTTCGGGAGGGCGTCAACCAGGGCGATGATATCGCAGGTATCGTTGAGAAGGTGGGTAAGAACGTGGTCGAGTTCAAG CCCGGTGACCGAGTTGCAGCATTCCATGAGATGCTGGCCCCCGGCGGCTCCTACGCGGAGTATGCTTTGGCATGGAGCCACACAACCTTCCACCTGCCGAAGGAGACCTCCTTTGAGG AAGCTTCAACTATTCCCCTAGCGGGGTTAACAGCCGTTGTTGCGCTTTATCACCATTTGGCGCTGCCCTTCCCCTGGGCACCAGCGAAGAATGCTATCCCCCTCATTGTGTATGGCGCCAGCACAGCTGTTGGAGCATTTGCTATCAAGCTCGCGCAGAAGAGCAACATCCACCCCATCATTGGTGTGGCTGGTAAAGGAGCACACTACGCCCAGCAGTTTCTGGATTCAAGCAAAGGTGACTGCATTGTTGACTATCGCAACGGACCTGAGGAGACCATCCAAAAAATCAGGAAAGTCGCTGGAGGAGCAGAGATCCGACACGCATTGGACACCATCGTTCTGGAGCAGAGTACCCATGTACTGAGATCCGTTGTCGCTCCCGGAGGCAATGTTAACCATGTCTTGGCCAGTCCCCCAGACCTGTCTCCTGCTGTCGCAACCAACACCTGGGTCAGCTCCGCCCACCAGGAGGGAGGAGCAGATGACTGTCGGGACCTTTGCTTCCTGTTCTGCCGCTGGATCGGTCGAGGTCTGCAACGGGGAACATTCTCAGGACATCCGTTTGAAGTGAGACCCGGTGGCTTGGAGGGAGTTCAGGACGCTCTGAAGGATCTGAAAGAGAACAAAGCCAGTGCCGTCAAGTATGTCTTCCGCATCGCTGACACGCCGGGTCTTTCGTGA
- a CDS encoding uncharacterized protein (COG:C;~EggNog:ENOG410PV1Z;~InterPro:IPR036188,IPR002938;~PFAM:PF01494;~SMCOG1087:hypothetical protein;~antiSMASH:Cluster_6.5;~go_function: GO:0071949 - FAD binding [Evidence IEA]) → MAQINKVIIIGAGPAGLAAALRLQDINNISVTVYELREQPTHLGGAINIPANGVRLLDRLGVYEPLLEGGSIIPQMVVHSINGNELGRLDHIARIKAKTGYGFMRIKRTVVIDALLSKAQTCGIPVHFNKRLVAIDEDSGTSATMTFSDGSCDTADLVLGCDGIHSAVRKLHVDPEITPEYSGISSMSSIVPVPTDLEGMHATFTSQGSVTVVPCTDNLEEKELFWFLTRHIPEPDAADKRDGWNEHREKEVAGFKNTLQDITREIGGSWGSFLHDVVSKTETVNFYPVYRLPRRGVWHTSRCVLIGDAAHAMQPHVGQGVSMALEDVFLLSRLLKKESTPLEDCLRQFETIRRPRIEEFAAQAANNGNRSRQKGPWQMTRMEWGIWAWLLARRVFSLWSWGIREEDWLYDIDEVDID, encoded by the exons ATGGCTCAAATCAACAAG GTTATCATCATAGGAGCAGGCCCTGCCGGCCTTGCAGCTGCTCTCCGTCTTCAAGATATAAACAACATCTCTGTGACGGTGTACGAATTAAGGGAGCAACCCACCCACCTTGGCGGCGCCATCAACATCCCGGCCAATGGTGTGCGACTTCTCGACCGACTGGGGGTGTATGAGCCACTTCTAGAAGGAGGCTCTATCATACCTCAGATGGTCGTGCATTCTATCAACGGGAACGAACTGGGACGCCTCGACCACATTGCCAGGATCAAAGCCAAAACGGGATATGGATTTATGCGGATTAAGCGGACAGTGGTTATAGATGCGCTTCTCTCCAAGGCCCAAACTTGTGGTATTCCGGTTCATTTCAATAAACGCTTGGTGGCTATCGATGAAGACTCAGGCACAAGCGCTACAATGACCTTCTCGGATGGAAGCTGCGACACGGCAGATCTGGTCCTCGGTTGCGATGGTATCCATTCTGCTGTTCGGAAACTGCATGTCGACCCGGAGATTACGCCCGAGTACTCCGGGATTTCATCCATGTCTTCTATCGTCCCTGTGCCTACTGACCTGGAAGGGATGCACGCCACGTTCACGTCGCAAGGATCGGTGACGGTTGTTCCCTGTACAGACAACTTAGAAGAGAAGGAATTGTTCTGGTTCCTCACACGACACATTCCTGAACCGGACGCAGCAGACAAGAGGGATGGGTGGAATGAACACCGCGAGAAAGAAGTCGCGGGATTCAAGAACACGCTTCAGGATATCACCCGCGAGATTGGCGGGTCTTGGGGATCTTTTCTTCATGATGTCGTCTCGAAAACCGAAACAGTCAACTTCTACCCCGTCTATCGACTTCCACGTAGAGGCGTCTGGCACACCAGCCGGTGTGTCTTAATCGGTGATGCAGCACACGCAATGCAACCACATGTGGGACAGGGTGTGTCCATGGCACTGGAAGATGTATTCCTTCTATCTCGCCTGCTGAAGAAGGAATCCACTCCGCTGGAGGACTGTCTACGCCAATTCGAGACAATTCGTCGTCCGCGAATCGAAGAATTCGCGGCCCAGGCGGCCAACAACGGTAACAGGTCACGTCAGAAGGGGCCGTGGCAAATGACCAGGATGGAATGGGGAATTTGGGCATGGCTATTAGCCCGTCGGGTGTTCAGCTTGTGGTCTTGGGGAATTCGAGAGGAGGATTGGTTATATGATATTGACGAGGTTGACATTGATTAG
- a CDS encoding cytochrome P450 (COG:Q;~EggNog:ENOG410PKUU;~InterPro:IPR001128,IPR017972,IPR002401,IPR036396;~PFAM:PF00067;~SMCOG1034:cytochrome P450;~TransMembrane:1 (o12-28i);~antiSMASH:Cluster_6.5;~go_function: GO:0005506 - iron ion binding [Evidence IEA];~go_function: GO:0016705 - oxidoreductase activity, acting on paired donors, with incorporation or reduction of molecular oxygen [Evidence IEA];~go_function: GO:0020037 - heme binding [Evidence IEA];~go_process: GO:0055114 - oxidation-reduction process [Evidence IEA]): protein MRELVQSVSPAALSWAVVAVYIGTFFWLKSRSSKQRLPLPPGPRGLPLIGNSLQTPAVNPWEKYKEWSDEYGPVMTLSLGLTTTIILSSHQVANDLMEKKSTIYSSRPQLVMFNRLSGGMNSSGMEYGKRWRDHRSLQASVLRPWMTQRYTALRDVETKQLLAELLKTDDFSSCFKRMVASLFMTLAYGKRVQYPDDPEIRGMEELVRVKSEAGEASFRATGQLVEYIPLLQYLPSFLTPWKEMCDRICEQFNKTFVDRLREGINAPAWTWAKEVSKHKVARPMSELEVSYTLGTLYEASLTSQQILRIIVLVAALYPEKAAKAQEELDKVVGADRLPAAADVRNLPYIDAFVKEALRWRPFAPLGAPRESIRDVEYNGYLIPKGATVLVNQWALDYNEDVFPEPFSFLPERWIANPDLPFSTFGFGQRGCPGRYFAQDSLFISTARLLWAFNIRTASPVEVEDMLRNPSAGAFLSPIPEFDATFTARDAQRKALIEKEWEIAPKESYAILREVENELTSEA from the coding sequence ATGAGAGAGCTCGTGCAATCAGTCTCACCTGCTGCCCTGTCATGGGCAGTTGTTGCCGTATACATTGGCACATTCTTTTGGCTCAAATCTCGTTCTTCCAAACAAcgccttcctctccctcccggGCCCCGAGGCCTTCCTTTAATCGGTAACAGTCTTCAAACACCGGCTGTCAACCCGTGGGAAAAATACAAAGAATGGAGCGACGAATACGGGCCAGTAATGACACTTTCTCTGGGCTTAACCACGACGATCATTCTGAGCTCCCATCAGGTTGCGAATGACCtgatggagaagaagagtACCATTTATAGCTCTCGGCCACAACTCGTCATGTTTAATCGTCTCTCTGGAGGAATGAATTCCTCCGGAATGGAGTACGGCAAACGCTGGCGAGATCACCGCTCGCTGCAGGCCTCCGTCTTGCGGCCGTGGATGACGCAGAGGTACACGGCACTCCGCGACGTCGAGACCAAACAACTACTGGCAGAGCTTCTCAAAACCGACGACTTCAGTTCATGCTTTAAGCGGATGGTTGCTAGCTTATTCATGACATTAGCTTACGGCAAGCGCGTCCAGTACCCGGATGATCCAGAAATTCGGGGAATGGAAGAATTGGTGCGAGTCAAGTCAGAAGCTGGCGAGGCTTCATTCCGAGCAACAGGCCAGCTCGTGGAATACATTCCTCTTCTACAATATCTGCCGTCATTCCTTACTCCTTGGAAGGAGATGTGTGACCGTATCTGCGAGCAATTCAATAAGACATTCGTGGACAGACTCCGTGAGGGAATCAATGCACCGGCCTGGACTTGGGCTAAAGAGGTTTCAAAACACAAGGTGGCTCGTCCAATGTCGGAACTTGAGGTTTCATATACACTGGGTACACTCTACGAGGCATCTTTGACATCGCAGCAAATTTTGCGTATCATTGTCTTGGTTGCAGCGTTATATCCGGAGAAAGCTGCCAAGGCGCAGGAAGAACTGGACAAGGTCGTCGGAGCGGACCGTTTGCCCGCAGCAGCAGATGTACGCAATCTCCCTTACATCGACGCCTTTGTCAAAGAAGCCTTACGGTGGAGGCCGTTCGCACCTCTGGGCGCACCACGTGAAAGTATCCGTGATGTAGAGTACAACGGCTATCTCATTCCAAAGGGCGCCACAGTCTTGGTAAATCAATGGGCTCTAGATTACAATGAAGACGTCTTCCCGGAACCGTTTTCCTTCCTTCCAGAGCGATGGATTGCGAACCCAGACCTGCCTTTTTCCACATTCGGGTTTGGTCAACGTGGTTGTCCAGGACGATACTTTGCACAGGACAGTCTTTTCATTTCGACTGCTAGGTTGCTTTGGGCCTTCAACATCCGGACTGCATCTCCAGTGGAGGTCGAGGACATGCTCCGGAATCCATCGGCCGGAGCCTTCCTTTCTCCTATTCCGGAGTTCGACGCTACATTTACTGCCCGGGATGCACAGCGAAAGGCGCTGATTGAGAAGGAATGGGAGATCGCTCCGAAGGAGAGTTATGCCATTCTGCGGGAGGTTGAGAACGAGCTGACATCAGAGGCATAA
- a CDS encoding uncharacterized protein (COG:S;~EggNog:ENOG410PVJE;~InterPro:IPR033964,IPR017795,IPR012148;~MEROPS:MER0126987;~PFAM:PF11991;~antiSMASH:Cluster_6.5;~go_function: GO:0016765 - transferase activity, transferring alkyl or aryl (other than methyl) groups [Evidence IEA];~go_process: GO:0009820 - alkaloid metabolic process [Evidence IEA]), with amino-acid sequence MQPFHTLSRILPFPDATQKAWWDKLAPMLLKAMQAQGYDTEAQYAQLGMVYKCVLPYLGQYPTVENDATRWKSFLCPYGIPIEPSLNISQGILRYAFEPIGPDVGTDKDPQNMNVIQDCLKGLTDHDDRIDTTLYAQFASRLLLTEEESQRAAATGQFTFKPGQGMHGYAVDMKGSQPMVKGYFCVGIKSAVTGIPTGKLMLDAVREVDTEGRITEPLDKLEDYYGNALGNLRLCFMSVDMIDPQDARTKLYGLQQEVSFEGLEDLWTLGGRINTPTNQEGLQLLRELWDLLQIPPGVRDIDVDHCSVGQPPKYLLPSLVNWTFLPGHSDPMPQVYVVPFGLPDAHISDALVTFFERRGWTDLARNYKSNLASYFPDVDFSQSRHVQEAISFSFRKGKPYLSVYMSLF; translated from the exons ATGCAGCCTTTCCACACCCTCTCCCGAATCCTTCCCTTCCCGGATGCGACCCAAAAGGCGTGGTGGGATAAGTTAGCTCCCATGCTTTTGAAGGCTATGCAAGCTCAAGGATACGATACCGAGGCCCAGTATGCTCAGCTGGGCATGGTATACAAATGTGTCCTGCCGTACCTCGGACAATATCCAACCGTCGAGAACGATGCTACCCGCTGGAAGAGCTTCTTATGCCCATACGGCATCCCCATTGAGCCAAGCCTGAACATCTCGCAAGGCATTCTACGTTACGCATTTGAGCCTATTGGCCCCGATGTCGGTACTGACAAGGATCCTCAGAACATGAACGTCATTCAAGACTGCTTGAAGGGGTTAACGGACCATGATGACCGCATCGATACTACTTTGTATGCCCAGTTTGCCTCGCGGTTATTGCTCACCGAAGAGGAATCGCAGCGGGCGGCCGCCACAGGGCAGTTCACCTTCAAGCCTGGGCAGGGCATGCATGGGTATGCAGTAGACATGAAAGGCTCACAGCCCATGGTCAAGGGCTATTTTTGCGTTGGCATCAAGTCAGCTGTGACGGGGATCCCGACTGGGAAATTGATGCTCGATGCAGTCCGGGAAGTCGACACTGAAGGCAGAATTACTGAGCCATTGGACAAGCTGGAGGATTACTACGGCAATGCCTTGGGAAACTTGAGATTATGCTTCATGAGCGTTGACATGATCGATCCGCAGGATGCTCGCACTAAATTGTATGGTCTCCAACAAGAGGTTTCCTTCGAAGGACTCGAGGATCTCTGGACATTGGGTGGCCGTATCAATACCCCGACAAATCAAGAGGGCCTACAGCTGCTCCGAGAGTTGTGGGATTTGCTGCAAATTCCCCCTGGAGTGCGAGATATCGACGTTGACCACTGCTCAGTGGGCCAACCGCCCAAGTATTTGCTGCCCAGCTTGGTCAACTGGACGTTCTTGCCCGGCCATTCGGATCCCATGCCTCAGGTCTATGTGGTACCGTTTGGCCTGCCGGATGCGCACATTTCGGACGCTTTGGTTACCTTTTTTGAGAGACGTGGATGGACAGATCTGGCGAGGAACTACAAGAGCAATCTGGCATCGTATTT CCCAGACGTCGACTTTTCGCAGTCCCGCCACGTCCAGGAGGCCATTTCATTTTCGTTCCGGAAAGGCAAGCCATATCTGAGCGTCTACATGTCCCTGTTTTAG
- a CDS encoding NADH:flavin oxidoreductase/NADH oxidase (COG:C;~EggNog:ENOG410Q2DB;~InterPro:IPR044152,IPR001155,IPR013785;~PFAM:PF00724;~SMCOG1217:NADH:flavin oxidoreductase/NADH oxidase;~antiSMASH:Cluster_6.5;~go_function: GO:0003824 - catalytic activity [Evidence IEA];~go_function: GO:0003959 - NADPH dehydrogenase activity [Evidence IEA];~go_function: GO:0010181 - FMN binding [Evidence IEA];~go_function: GO:0016491 - oxidoreductase activity [Evidence IEA];~go_function: GO:0050661 - NADP binding [Evidence IEA];~go_process: GO:0055114 - oxidation-reduction process [Evidence IEA]) translates to MSLPDVDIKPAEGISYFTPAQEPPAGTAANPQASGQAIPKLFQPLTIRGVTFPHRIGLAPLCQYSAQDGHMTDWHVAHLGGIAQRGPGMMMIEATAVVPEGRITPQDVGLWKDSQIEPMRRVIEFVHSQNQKIGVQIAHAGRKASTVAPWVSSAVVATEKVGGWPENVKAPSDIPFADSFPKPKAMSEEEIEEFKAAWGAAVKRAVAAGADFIEIHNAHGYLLSSFLSPAANKRTDKYGGSFENRIRLPLEIAQLTRDAVGPQVPVFLRVSATDWLEESLPEESWRVEDSVRFAEALAAQGAVDLIDVSSGGVHAAQKVKSGPGFQAPFAVAIKKAVGDKLVVATVGAITNGRQANQLLEEEGLDVTLVGRGFQKDTATAWTFAQHLNVEISMANQIRWGFTRRGGTPYIDPSVYKSSIFD, encoded by the exons ATGTCTCTCCCCGACGTCGACATCAAGCCCGCGGAGGGTATCTCCTACTTCACTCCGGCCCAGGAGCCTCCGGCGGGAACTGCAGCGAACCCCCAGGCCAGCGGCCAGGCCATCCCTAAGCTCTTCCAGCCCCTGACCATTCGAGGCGTGACATTCCCGCACCGCATTGGC TTGGCTCCTCTCTGCCAATATTCCGCACAGGATGGCCACATGACCGACTGGCACGTTGCCCACCTTGGTGGCATTGCCCAGCGTGGTCCTGGCATGATGATGATTGAAGCCACTGCAGTCGTCCCCGAGGGCCGCATTACCCCGCAAGACGTTGGATTGTGGAAGGACTCTCAGATTGAGCCCATGCGCCGTGTGATCGAGTTCGTTCACAGTCAGAACCAGAAGATTGGTGTTCAGATCGCCCATGCAGGTCGCAAGGCTTCCACTGTTGCTCCCTGGGTCAGTTCGGCTGTTGTTGCGACGGAAAAGGTTGGCGGATGGCCAGAGAACGTCAAGGCCCCCAGTGACATCCCCTTTGCCGACTCGTTCCCGAAGCCCAAGGCCATGAGCGAGGAGGAAATCGAGGAGTTCAAGGCAGCCTGGGGTGCTGCTGTGAAGcgtgctgttgctgctggtgcaGACTTCATTGAAATCCACAACGCCCACGGATATCTCCTTTCTTCGTTCCTTTCACCTGCTGCCAACAAGCGGACTGACAAGTATGGTGGCTCATTTGAGAACCGCATTCGTTTGCCTCTCGAGATCGCGCAGTTGACCCGTGATGCCGTGGGTCCGCAGGTTCCCGTGTTCCTGCGCGTTTCAGCAACCGATTGGCTGGAGGAGTCCCTCCCTGAGGAGAGCTGGAGGGTCGAGGATAGCGTGCGATTTGCAGAGGCTCTTGCTGCTCAGGGTGCTGTCGACTTGATCGATGTCAGCTCTGGCGGTGTTCACGCTGCACAGAAGGTCAAGTCTGGCCCCGGTTTCCAGGCTCCATTTGCTGTGGCTATCAAGAAGGCTGTTGGCGACAAGCTGGTTGTTGCTACTGTCGGAGCGATCACCAATGGCAGGCAGGCCAACCAGTTgctcgaggaagagggattGGATGTCACTCTCGTTGGACGCGGTTTCCAGAAGGACACGGCGACGGCGTGGACGTTCGCCCAGCATCTGAATGTTGAGATCTCCATGGCCAACCAAATCCGATGGGGATTCACCAGACGGGGCGGTACTCCTTACATCGACCCCTCCGTGTACAAGAGCTCGATCTTCGACTAA
- a CDS encoding beta-glucosidase (CAZy:GH3;~COG:G;~EggNog:ENOG410PJ4A;~InterPro:IPR017853,IPR036962,IPR002772,IPR036881, IPR026891,IPR013783,IPR001764;~PFAM:PF14310,PF00933,PF01915;~SECRETED:SignalP(1-21);~antiSMASH:Cluster_6.5;~go_function: GO:0004553 - hydrolase activity, hydrolyzing O-glycosyl compounds [Evidence IEA];~go_process: GO:0005975 - carbohydrate metabolic process [Evidence IEA]), whose translation MVRSSITGLLGGLILSSAVGAENITSDTHFYGESPPVYPSPEATGTGPWAIAYGKARDFVADLTVEEKVNLTAGITADSSCSGIIPAIPRVGFPGLCVTDAGNGVRGTDFVNAWSSGIHVGASWNKKLARQRAVHLGYEYRRKGVNVALGPVVGPIGRVAEGGRNWEGFSADPYQSGVLVYESVEGIQSTGVGACTKHFIANEQETNRNPETDDQGEYVESVSSNIDDKTMHELYLWPFQDAVLAGSASIMCSYQRINNSYGCQNSKTLNGLLKEELGFQGYVMTDWYAQHGGIASANAGLDMAMPYSDFWNSNLTDAIANGTMEASRLDDMATRIIATWYHLGQDTYFPDPGVGMPKDVAAEHQRVIATSPDSKGTLLQSATEGHVLVKNTNGALPLKSPRLVSVFGYDAKGPDALQFNTINFQSSYPAIQKNHTLWVGGGSGENSPAYVDAPIDALQRQAYEDGSSLLWNFDSIDPQLDPTSDVCLVFINSYATESQDRPGLTDEYSDTLVTNVANKCNNTVVVLHNAGIRLVDAWVDHENVTAVIFAHLPGQDTGRAVVDLLYGRANPSGRLPYTVARKAEDYGSLLQPSQREGDYWLFPQSNFSEGVLIDYRAFDAQNITPRYEFGYGLSYTIFDYSDLQTRRSNVSTTAYPPKASIEQGGNPRLWDEILTVSAKVSNTGVVDGDEVPQLYLGIPNGPVRQLRGFDKLRIVAGESAPVAFPLTRRDLSVWDVSAQQWHLQEGEYKVYVGRSSRDLPLSGTFSI comes from the exons ATGGTCCGATCCAGCATTACCGGCTTACTCGGTGGTCTTATCCTATCTTCTGCCGTCGGGGCAGAGAATATCACGAGCGACACTCACTTCTATGGCGAGTCGCCGCCGGTCTACCCCTCTC CGGAGGCCACGGGAACCGGACCTTGGGCCATTGCTTACGGGAAGGCCCGCGATTTTGTAGCGGACTTAACGGTGGAAGAGAAGGTTAACTTGACAGCCGGTATCACGGCTGACAGTTCCTGCTCGGGTATTATTCCCGCCATCCCTCGCGTGGGATTTCCCGGATTATGTGTGACGGATGCCGGAAATGGTGTT AGAGGTACGGACTTTGTCAATGCTTGGTCAAGTGGGATACATGTTGGTGCAAG TTGGAATAAGAAACTGGCCAGACAACGGGCTGTCCATCTGGGCTACGAGTATCGTCGAAAAGGTGTTAATGTCGCCCTTGGCCCTGTGGTGGGCCCTATCGGACGAGTAGCAGAGGGCGGCCGTAATTGGGAGGGTTTCTCGGCGGACCCTTATCAAAGCGGAGTGCTTGTCTATGAATCCGTTGAGGGAATACAATCGACTGGTGTCGGGGCGTGCACCAAG CACTTCATTGCCAATGAGCAAGAAACCAACCGTAACCCCGAAACCGATGATCAGGGAGAATATGTGGAGTCTGTCTCGTCTAACATCGATGACAAGACGATGCATGAGCTGTATCTCTGGCCTTTCCAGGACGCCGTACTCGCTGGAAGTGCTTCGATCATGTGCTCGTATCAGCGCATTAACAACTCGTATGGATGCCAGAACAGCAAGACCCTCAACGGCTTGCTCAAGGAAGAGCTAGGCTTTCAGGGATACGTGATGACGGACTGGTATGCCCAACACGGAGGCATCGCCTCGGCAAACGCTGGTTTGGACATGGCGATGCCGTACAGTGACTTCTGGAACTCTAACCTTACAGACGCCATTGCTAATGGCACAATGGAGGCCTCTAGACTGGACGACATGGCTACTAG GATTATCGCAACTTGGTATCACCTTGGTCAGGACACTTACTTCCCAGACCCAGGAGTGGGGATGCCCAAGGATGTCGCAGCTGAGCATCAACGTGTCATTGCTACCTCCCCGGATTCCAAGGGTACGCTCCTGCAGAGCGCCACCGAGGGGCACGTTTTGGTCAAGAACACTAACGGCGCTCTTCCATTGAAGTCCCCGCGTCTCGTGTCGGTGTTTGGATATGATGCCAAGGGCCCAGACGCTCTGCAgttcaacaccatcaactTCCAGTCATCTTACCCGGCCATTCAAAAGAACCACACCTTGTGGGTAGGTGGTGGGTCTGGAGAGAATTCACCCGCCTACGTTGACGCGCCCATTGACGCTTTGCAACGACAGGCGTACGAGGATGGAAGCTCACTATTATGGAACTTTGATTCGATTGATCCCCAACTTGATCCGACGAGTGATGTCTGTCTGGTTTTCATCAACAGCTATGCCACCGAGAGCCAGGATCGCCCCGGACTCACCGACGAATACAGTGACACTCTCGTGACCAATGTAGCTAACAAATGCAACAATACCGTGGTTGTCTTGCATAATGCTGGTATTCGCCTCGTGGATGCTTGGGTTGATCATGAGAATGTCACAGCTGTGATTTTCGCCCATCTCCCCGGACAAGACACTGGCCGGGCTGTTGTTGATTTGCTGTACGGCCGGGCGAATCCCTCAGGACGACTGCCCTACACAGTTGCTCGCAAAGCTGAGGACTATGGGTCATTGTTGCAACCTTCGCAGCGCGAGGGCGATTACTGGCTCTTTCCGCAGTCCAACTTCAGCGAAGGCGTGCTTATCGACTACCGTGCTTTCGATGCCCAGAACATCACACCCCGCTATGAATTTGGATACGGTCTGTCGTACACGATATTCGACTATTCGGACCTGCAAACGCGACGGTCAAATGTCTCGACCACGGCTTACCCCCCGAAAGCAAGCATCGAACAAGGTGGAAACCCCCGTCTATGGGATGAGATCCTGACTGTGTCCGCGAAGGTCTCGAACACTGGTGTGGTGGACGGAGACGAGGTTCCCCAGTTGTACCTCGGTATTCCCAATGGTCCCGTCCGTCAGCTGAGAGGATTCGACAAATTGCGAATCGTGGCAGGGGAATCGGCACCAGTGGCCTTCCCGCTAACACGCCGAGATCTGAGTGTCTGGGATGTCTCTGCACAACAGTGGCATTTGCAGGAGGGAGAGTATAAGGTGTATGTCGGAAGGTCGAGCAGAGATTTGCCTTTGAGTGGAACATTCAGCATTTAG